A section of the Brachyhypopomus gauderio isolate BG-103 chromosome 13, BGAUD_0.2, whole genome shotgun sequence genome encodes:
- the LOC143473269 gene encoding uncharacterized protein LOC143473269, which translates to MANSLLDYSYPQASAGDDFICAECGEGFGQYPKLINHMAIHGPTDPISSNNKNTKNGSDTPIEFALHENGTLTVVDRSALSNFSFLFGKPASKPFWSQTPRQESLPKTKMSEREHIQCRCERCGQVFRTMRSLQQHQRYRPLEQGFKCTLCCKTFYDRESLRSHLQNHAHERFYSCGHCGKRFLKQETMLLHQKEWHRSLGSKSSSKLEEDRENGMDRSYPCKICGLHFFWLSDLQSHLINHSNVNKTNEDNTQKENMQERNESSHKKNVSYSAEPADRSYRCGLCGGCFDCLSDLKKHHLSEHPDDECDEDSHRSTRQLRWQPVNYYGIMRQMVSKHQMQRLDTLRPRMRGRPRGCANRSNHSSKVHPCKLCHRVFVHSSSLSRHMRYHKGTLHTCVYCGKHFPQRCDVTRHVAMYHMSDMGMTPERDLLDLENESGSEGSSNIQESNDEDDHDSQENDQQSPKPQDDQILDTQEKSFHKPWMAHKCKDCGKVFRLLSVYQRHMRYHRRDPSRVLLSCPHCPCRFTFRSALDRHLENHEKEGLEKNGKEVSPDADDSEYLENEEQEVDVERSASEADSKEGTSAEVLYECTECTQTFSDLHIFLHHQSAHG; encoded by the coding sequence ATGGCAAACTCTTTGTTGGATTATTCATACCCCCAAGCATCAGCTGGAGATGACTTCATTTGTGCAGAGTGTGGGGAAGGATTTGGTCAGTACCCAAAATTGATTAACCATATGGCTATTCACGGACCCACTGACCCTATTTCTTCAAATAACAAAAACACCAAAAATGGTAGCGATACTCCCATTGAATTTGCTCTCCATGAAAATGGAACACTCACAGTAGTTGATAGATCTGCATTAAGCAacttctcatttttatttggaAAACCTGCATCAAAGCCATTCTGGAGTCAGACACCCCGTCAAGAGTCTTTACCCAAGACCAAAATGTCAGAAAGAGAGCATATTCAGTGCAGATGTGAAAGATGTGGTCAAGTCTTCAGGACCATGAGAAGTTTACAGCAGCATCAACGCTATCGTCCCCTTGAGCAAGGGTTCAAATGTACCCTGTGTTGCAAGACATTTTATGACAGAGAGAGTCTTCGGAGCCACCTTCAGAACCATGCCCATGAACGTTTTTACAGCTGTGGACATTGTGGGAAGAGGTTCTTGAAACAAGAAACTATGCTCTTGCACCAAAAAGAATGGCATCGGTCTCTTGGATCAAAGAGTTCAAGTAAATTGGAAGAGGATCGTGAAAATGGTATGGATAGGTCTTACCCTTGCAAGATCTGTGGCTTACATTTTTTCTGGCTGTCTGACTTGCAAAGCCATCTGATTAATCATTCTAATGTCAACAAAACAAACGAAGACAATACACAAAAAGAGAACATGCAGGAACGTAATGAAAGTAGCCATAAGAAAAATGTCTCGTACTCAGCTGAGCCTGCTGATAGATCTTATCGCTGTGGCTTGTGTGGGGGGTGTTTTGATTGCCTGTCAGATTTGAAAAAGCATCATCTCTCCGAGCATCCAGATGATGAGTGTGACGAAGACTCCCACAGATCAACACGTCAGCTTAGATGGCAGCCTGTAAACTATTATGGTATAATGCGTCAGATGGTTTCAAAACACCAAATGCAGCGATTGGATACATTGAGACCACGGATGAGAGGTAGGCCAAGAGGATGTGCTAACAGAAGTAATCACAGTTCTAAGGTTCACCCTTGCAAACTGTGCCATCGTGTATTTGTACATTCTAGTAGTCTCTCTCGTCATATGCGTTACCACAAGGGTACCCTTCACACGTGTGTTTATTGTGGTAAACACTTTCCGCAAAGATGTGATGTCACCAGGCATGTCGCCATGTACCATATGTCAGACATGGGGATGACACCTGAACGTGACCTATTAGATCTTGAAAATGAAAGTGGTAGTGAAGGGTCATCAAACATACAGGAAAGCAACGATGAGGATGATCATGACAGTCAGGAAAATGATCAACAGTCACCAAAACCACAAGATGACCAGATTCTCGACACTCAAGAAAAATCTTTTCACAAACCATGGATGGCACACAAATGCAAAGACTGTGGTAAAGTCTTTCGACTGCTTAGTGTATATCAGCGACATATGCGTTACCACAGAAGAGACCCTTCTCGAGTTTTACTAAGTTGTCCTCATTGTCCATGTCGCTTCACTTTTCGATCTGCTTTAGATCGCCATTTAGAGAATCATGAAAAAGAAGGGTTAGAGAAGAATGGCAAGGAAGTATCTCCAGATGCAGATGACAGTGAGTATTTAGAAAATGAAGAACAAGAAGTAGATGTTGAAAGGAGTGCATCGGAAGCTGATTCAAAAGAGGGCACATCAGCAGAAGTATTATACGAATGCACTGAATGTACCCAGACTTTCTCGGACCTGCATATATTCCTCCATCATCAAAGTGCTCATGGGTGA